From Bifidobacterium longum subsp. longum JCM 1217, one genomic window encodes:
- a CDS encoding 3-isopropylmalate dehydrogenase, whose protein sequence is MAKTYKIAVIPGDGIGKEVTPWAQKALEKAAEGVADFEYENFDLGAERYLRDGAILPEDEEERIKANDAILLGAVGDPRIKAGILERGLLLKLRFDLDQYVNLRPSKLYKGVTSPLANPGDIDFVVVREGTEGLYCGAGGAVRRNTPQEVATEVSINTAYGVERVVRYAFKLAMKRKKHVTLVHKKNVLVNAGDMWQRIVDKVGEEYPEVTHDYQHIDAATIFLVSDPSRFDVILTDNLFGDILTDEAGSVVGGVGYSASGCINASDEFPSMFEPIHGSAPDIAGQNKANPTAAILSAAMLLEHLGFDDAAKKIHTAVEADIEELGSTVRSTDQVGKDILARM, encoded by the coding sequence ATGGCAAAGACATATAAAATCGCCGTTATTCCCGGCGACGGTATTGGCAAGGAAGTCACTCCGTGGGCTCAGAAGGCTTTGGAAAAGGCCGCTGAAGGCGTAGCTGACTTCGAGTACGAGAACTTCGACTTGGGTGCCGAGCGTTATCTGCGCGATGGTGCGATTCTGCCCGAGGACGAAGAGGAGCGCATCAAGGCCAACGACGCGATTCTGCTCGGTGCCGTGGGCGATCCGCGCATCAAGGCCGGCATTCTGGAACGCGGCCTGCTGCTCAAGCTCCGCTTCGACCTCGACCAGTACGTGAACCTGCGCCCCTCCAAGCTGTACAAGGGCGTCACCTCGCCGCTCGCCAACCCCGGCGACATCGACTTCGTGGTGGTACGTGAAGGCACCGAAGGTCTGTACTGCGGTGCCGGCGGCGCGGTGCGCCGCAACACCCCGCAGGAGGTGGCCACCGAGGTGTCCATCAATACCGCATACGGTGTGGAGCGTGTGGTGCGTTACGCCTTCAAGCTCGCTATGAAGCGCAAGAAGCACGTCACCCTGGTGCACAAGAAGAACGTGCTCGTCAACGCCGGTGATATGTGGCAGCGCATCGTCGACAAGGTCGGCGAGGAATACCCTGAGGTCACCCACGACTACCAGCACATTGATGCGGCCACCATCTTCCTGGTCTCCGACCCGAGCCGTTTCGATGTGATTCTCACCGACAACCTCTTTGGCGACATTCTGACCGATGAGGCCGGCTCCGTGGTGGGCGGCGTGGGCTACTCCGCCTCCGGCTGCATCAACGCCTCCGACGAGTTCCCGTCCATGTTCGAGCCGATTCACGGTTCCGCTCCGGACATCGCCGGTCAGAACAAGGCCAACCCGACCGCCGCCATCCTCTCCGCCGCCATGCTGCTCGAGCATCTCGGCTTTGATGATGCGGCCAAGAAGATCCATACCGCCGTCGAAGCGGACATCGAGGAGCTCGGCTCCACCGTGCGCTCCACCGACCAGGTCGGCAAGGACATTCTGGCCCGCATGTGA
- a CDS encoding lipoate--protein ligase family protein, which translates to MQMRHGECKTVGSKLVAVTVSVDDDGTAQSCHISGDFFIESVSDAESHALLHDLERALISDDSLRSVLDAHPSCQIIGTDEVAIKTAYSRAVSSNLPPLAGAPAQRVGVGSPDAPNIPASINTQTKQPDKSSEYRERWNALKPQLTVIHDHPRTPDEQMAIDETWAREVAAGTRQPTIRLWEWAGPAVVIGRFQSAQDEVNLDIAKQLGFDVVRRCTGGGAMFIEPGNTITYSLYAPLDFVQGVSIEESYRLCDWWLVEALRELGLDVRFAGLNDIASQYGKIGGAAQRRFPVGSGGAVLHHVTMAYDIDAAKMSRVLNTSREKMSDKAVKSAVKRVDPMKSQTGLSREHIVEHLIDWFAA; encoded by the coding sequence ATGCAAATGCGACATGGGGAATGCAAAACCGTTGGCAGCAAACTAGTCGCCGTGACCGTATCCGTCGATGATGACGGCACCGCACAGTCATGCCATATCAGCGGTGATTTCTTTATTGAATCAGTTTCGGATGCCGAATCCCATGCTTTGTTGCATGACCTGGAACGAGCTCTAATTAGCGATGATTCATTGCGGTCCGTATTGGACGCTCATCCTAGTTGCCAAATTATCGGCACAGATGAAGTTGCCATCAAAACCGCATACAGCCGAGCCGTAAGCAGCAACTTACCCCCGCTGGCGGGGGCTCCAGCGCAGCGGGTGGGGGTGGGCAGCCCCGATGCGCCGAACATCCCAGCATCCATCAATACACAAACCAAGCAGCCCGACAAAAGCTCTGAATACCGGGAGCGCTGGAACGCCCTCAAGCCTCAACTCACCGTGATCCACGACCATCCGCGTACTCCGGACGAGCAAATGGCCATTGACGAGACCTGGGCGCGTGAAGTCGCAGCAGGAACACGACAGCCGACCATCCGATTATGGGAGTGGGCGGGCCCGGCTGTGGTCATCGGCCGTTTCCAATCGGCCCAGGACGAGGTGAATCTGGACATTGCCAAGCAGCTCGGCTTCGACGTGGTACGCCGTTGCACGGGTGGCGGAGCGATGTTTATCGAACCGGGCAACACCATTACCTATTCTCTGTATGCGCCGCTCGATTTCGTTCAGGGCGTAAGCATCGAAGAATCCTACCGGCTCTGTGACTGGTGGCTGGTCGAAGCGCTGCGCGAACTTGGCTTGGATGTGCGGTTCGCGGGCCTCAATGATATCGCCTCGCAGTACGGCAAGATCGGGGGAGCGGCGCAGCGGCGCTTCCCCGTAGGCTCAGGCGGCGCGGTGCTGCACCATGTGACCATGGCGTATGACATCGATGCGGCCAAGATGAGCCGTGTGCTCAACACCAGTCGCGAGAAGATGTCAGACAAAGCGGTGAAATCAGCGGTCAAACGCGTGGACCCGATGAAAAGCCAGACGGGTCTCAGCCGCGAACACATCGTCGAGCACCTTATTGACTGGTTTGCGGCGTGA
- a CDS encoding Crp/Fnr family transcriptional regulator, which yields MSLETPNAFADEENILLHTALFKQVSPAEAEELLPHLKHATFDKGDYIFSEGDTDQRMYLLEQGRVKLIRTSSDDRVQLLSIHAPGEVLGEIPVFDPHGGPRTASAVSMSHGTRVVWLEHDALFAWLDEHPRVAIDMLQVMASRQRGNNERISDLVFMDVPARLAKTLLNLGSRFGEPVEQGLKVPHDLTQEELAQLVGSSRETVNKALMDFSNRGWIARDGRSIIIFQPGMLIRRSRR from the coding sequence ATGAGCTTGGAAACGCCAAACGCTTTTGCTGACGAGGAAAACATCCTGTTGCATACGGCATTGTTCAAGCAGGTATCGCCAGCCGAAGCCGAGGAGCTGTTGCCGCATTTGAAGCATGCGACGTTCGATAAAGGCGACTATATCTTCTCCGAAGGCGATACCGATCAGCGCATGTATTTACTGGAGCAGGGGCGCGTCAAGCTGATTCGCACTTCTTCCGATGACCGCGTGCAGCTGCTGTCCATCCACGCGCCGGGCGAAGTGCTTGGCGAGATTCCGGTATTCGACCCTCATGGTGGCCCGCGCACCGCGTCCGCGGTGTCCATGAGCCATGGCACGCGCGTGGTCTGGCTGGAGCATGATGCCCTGTTCGCATGGCTTGATGAGCATCCGCGTGTGGCCATCGACATGTTGCAGGTCATGGCCAGCCGCCAGCGCGGCAACAACGAACGCATCTCCGACTTGGTATTCATGGATGTGCCGGCGCGTCTGGCCAAGACATTGCTCAACTTGGGCTCACGTTTCGGCGAGCCGGTGGAACAGGGCCTCAAAGTGCCGCATGACCTGACTCAGGAAGAGCTGGCCCAACTGGTGGGCTCCAGTCGTGAGACCGTGAACAAGGCGTTGATGGACTTTTCCAACCGCGGATGGATCGCACGTGACGGCCGATCGATCATCATCTTCCAGCCCGGTATGCTGATTCGACGCTCGCGGCGCTGA
- the galT gene encoding galactose-1-phosphate uridylyltransferase, whose amino-acid sequence MADFANYTPGEYAKEHIRITPTTLADGRDFFYLDDDPEFVSGAKTRELKDPRPLDYRFAPHLDADGNEVPYAAPQMRRDPLTGDWIPMATARMNRPITAGPGATAKGNPLAARKPGDPYQDGEVPDTDYNVVVFENRFPSMVRVPGVSEDVTYVDGNPLWEKKLAAGRCEVICFDPNEDGLPADLPVSRLRTVVEAWAFRTAEISKMEGIEQIFPFENHGQEIGVSLAHPHGQVYCYPFIAPKMEKELQHTEAYHEKTGGNLLKDIMNAELEAGERIVMRNHSWVAYVPAAARWPLEVHVAPVRDVLTLDQLNDEERWDLASMYSHLLKRGNAFFDKGDGKGMDLPYIAAWHQAPIHDARRENYRLNLQFFSFRRAANKIKYLAGSESGMAAWISDTTPELIAKRFHELGSIDIAD is encoded by the coding sequence ATGGCTGATTTCGCCAACTACACCCCCGGGGAGTATGCGAAGGAGCACATCCGCATCACGCCGACGACGCTTGCCGACGGCCGTGACTTCTTCTACCTGGACGACGACCCCGAGTTCGTCTCCGGTGCCAAGACCCGCGAGCTCAAGGACCCGCGCCCGCTGGACTACCGTTTCGCCCCGCACCTGGACGCCGACGGCAACGAAGTGCCGTACGCCGCCCCGCAGATGCGCCGCGACCCGCTGACCGGCGACTGGATCCCGATGGCCACCGCCCGTATGAACCGCCCGATCACCGCCGGCCCCGGCGCCACCGCCAAGGGCAACCCGCTGGCCGCCCGCAAGCCCGGTGACCCGTACCAGGACGGCGAAGTGCCGGACACCGACTACAACGTCGTCGTGTTCGAGAACCGCTTCCCCTCCATGGTGCGCGTGCCCGGCGTCTCCGAGGACGTGACCTACGTTGACGGCAACCCGCTGTGGGAGAAGAAGCTCGCCGCCGGCCGCTGCGAGGTCATCTGCTTCGACCCGAACGAGGACGGCCTGCCGGCCGATCTGCCGGTCTCCCGCCTGCGCACCGTGGTTGAGGCTTGGGCCTTCCGTACCGCCGAAATCTCCAAGATGGAAGGCATCGAGCAGATCTTCCCGTTCGAGAACCACGGCCAGGAAATCGGCGTCTCCCTCGCTCACCCGCACGGCCAGGTCTACTGCTACCCGTTCATCGCCCCGAAGATGGAGAAGGAACTCCAGCACACCGAGGCCTACCACGAGAAGACCGGCGGCAACCTGCTTAAGGACATCATGAACGCCGAGCTCGAAGCCGGCGAACGCATCGTGATGCGCAACCACAGCTGGGTCGCCTACGTGCCGGCCGCCGCCCGTTGGCCCCTCGAGGTCCACGTGGCTCCGGTGCGCGACGTGCTCACCCTCGACCAGCTCAACGACGAAGAACGCTGGGACCTCGCCTCCATGTACTCGCACCTCCTGAAGCGCGGCAACGCCTTCTTCGACAAGGGCGACGGCAAGGGCATGGACCTGCCATACATCGCCGCCTGGCACCAGGCCCCGATCCACGACGCCCGCCGCGAGAACTACCGCCTGAACCTGCAGTTCTTCTCCTTCCGCCGCGCCGCCAACAAGATCAAGTACCTCGCCGGCTCCGAATCCGGCATGGCCGCCTGGATCTCCGACACCACGCCGGAACTCATCGCCAAGCGCTTCCACGAGCTCGGCTCCATCGACATCGCCGACTGA
- a CDS encoding quinone-dependent dihydroorotate dehydrogenase: MTYVSESFWHDAVNKATTDLFTFGYKHIIKPNFVFNHRPDEAHDQMIEFCHVVKNVPPLLLAEQLMLDYTDPILETNVMGVDFTNPFGLSAGLDKNCDMPVVLDHAGFGFETVGSTTSRPCPGNAKPWFHRLPEYDSMMVHVGLANIGSDKVIERAEKAWTQARQMQLSVSIARTNDDQCGDLDEGIEDYCISMRRAAGRTAMVEVNVSCPNTHVGEPFTATPEALDRLFTALDKIDRPQPTLVKMPLNKPWGEYKELLDVLADHNVQGLSIANLQKDRTGLEIPRDWEGGLSGGPCTNASTELIRKVYKEYGDRFAIAGIGGVFTPEQAYAKIRSGSSLVMFISSLMYRGPQQITVLKRGLAQLLRRDGFEHVSDAVGVDVE, from the coding sequence ATGACTTACGTTTCTGAAAGCTTCTGGCACGACGCCGTCAACAAAGCCACCACCGATCTGTTCACCTTCGGCTACAAGCACATCATCAAACCGAACTTCGTGTTCAACCACCGCCCCGATGAGGCACACGATCAGATGATCGAGTTCTGCCACGTCGTCAAGAACGTCCCGCCGCTGCTGCTCGCCGAGCAGCTGATGCTCGACTACACCGACCCCATTCTGGAAACGAATGTGATGGGCGTCGATTTCACCAACCCGTTCGGCCTGTCCGCCGGCCTCGACAAGAACTGCGACATGCCCGTGGTGCTGGACCATGCCGGCTTCGGTTTTGAAACCGTAGGCTCCACCACCTCGCGTCCCTGCCCGGGCAACGCCAAGCCGTGGTTCCACCGTCTGCCTGAATACGATTCGATGATGGTGCACGTCGGCCTCGCCAACATCGGTTCGGACAAGGTCATCGAGCGCGCCGAGAAGGCTTGGACTCAGGCCCGCCAGATGCAGCTGTCTGTGTCGATCGCCCGCACCAACGACGACCAGTGCGGCGATTTGGACGAAGGCATTGAGGATTACTGCATTTCGATGCGCCGCGCCGCCGGCCGCACCGCGATGGTGGAGGTCAACGTCTCCTGCCCGAACACGCACGTCGGCGAACCGTTCACCGCGACTCCGGAAGCGCTCGACCGTCTGTTTACGGCGCTCGACAAGATCGACCGCCCGCAGCCCACGCTGGTCAAGATGCCGTTGAACAAGCCGTGGGGCGAGTACAAGGAGCTGCTCGATGTGCTGGCCGATCACAATGTGCAGGGGCTGTCCATCGCCAATCTGCAGAAGGACCGCACCGGCCTCGAGATTCCGCGCGATTGGGAGGGCGGCCTGTCCGGCGGCCCGTGCACCAACGCCAGCACCGAGCTGATTCGCAAGGTGTATAAAGAGTATGGCGACCGGTTCGCTATCGCCGGCATCGGTGGCGTCTTTACCCCCGAGCAAGCCTATGCGAAGATTCGTTCCGGCTCCAGCTTGGTCATGTTCATCAGTTCGCTGATGTACCGAGGCCCGCAGCAGATTACCGTGTTGAAGCGCGGTCTGGCCCAGCTGCTGCGCCGCGACGGATTCGAGCACGTCTCCGACGCCGTCGGCGTGGACGTGGAGTGA
- a CDS encoding transglycosylase domain-containing protein has translation MGPMPKKKSLTLQRVLVLLLAYIMLAVCGGVAASVLFVPGVIGANKAAKAVIPSLKVENVDFDVTSLPQKSTMYARDGSTVIATFYNQNRIVVPLKKISKTMQQAVVAREDRRFWTHAGVDVQGVMRAFVQTYLVKGSQQGGSSLTQQYVKNVLLMQAIEDDDSIAQYHATEDTIARKIREMLISVQMEKKYSKAEILQGYLNIAQFGNNLYGVETAAQRYFSVSAADLNVVQSATIAAITKNPSLYDPLVEENQKESENQRNIVLKLMLQEGYITQKQYTEAVNTPLKDTLKAQDVNVGCQDTGDYAYFCDFVVHRIQNSEEFGKTRAERNKLLQEGGLKIVTTLDVEANSTMMETARNTIPPDDPSGMEIAMAAVKPGTGEVLSFGLNRYYDATPAAANDPTKTSQNYAVDLADGGGSGWTIGSSWKPINLIAWMEAGHSINDNLQTSTSYPTTDFACSNYSGGADSWNVSNAMGAGTVNPESPFLGLVRSHNTTQASMGAILKLCKVADTATELGYHDAATGETIDKTQVYTPSMMIGSVNVSPLTMASIFAVYASNGVQCNPIAISKVTDKDGNDLKVPSANCHQAVDKDIIQTLAYTLNQGTVRPDGAGWSFRLADGRKSFGKTGTSEDLAVSGGSFIPNQIAAFAVVGDAQNPYTNRISNIAINGRYNSYWDGSTIAAPAVTNFFNSYISKKKIPIDNDYGQPVSKYTTTGKYLGIGGRTFSVPQTTTNGNSQSQSSNNQSQSQNTGQNNTQTQGTNSEQSNDGQ, from the coding sequence ATGGGGCCCATGCCCAAAAAGAAGTCCCTCACTCTCCAACGTGTGCTTGTTCTCCTCTTGGCCTATATCATGCTTGCCGTCTGCGGCGGCGTGGCGGCCAGCGTGTTGTTTGTACCGGGTGTGATCGGTGCCAATAAAGCCGCCAAAGCGGTGATTCCGTCGCTCAAGGTAGAAAACGTGGACTTCGACGTGACTAGTCTGCCCCAGAAGTCGACGATGTACGCGCGAGACGGTTCCACCGTTATCGCGACGTTCTACAACCAAAACCGTATCGTCGTGCCGCTGAAGAAGATTTCCAAAACCATGCAGCAGGCAGTGGTGGCGCGCGAAGACCGTCGATTCTGGACTCACGCCGGCGTCGACGTGCAAGGCGTGATGCGTGCGTTCGTGCAGACCTACCTCGTCAAAGGCTCCCAGCAGGGTGGTTCGTCGCTGACCCAGCAGTACGTCAAGAACGTGCTGCTGATGCAGGCGATCGAGGATGACGATTCGATCGCCCAGTACCATGCCACTGAAGACACCATCGCCCGTAAGATTCGCGAGATGCTGATTTCCGTGCAGATGGAAAAGAAGTATTCCAAGGCCGAGATTCTGCAGGGCTATTTGAACATCGCCCAGTTCGGCAACAACCTGTATGGCGTGGAAACCGCGGCCCAGCGCTACTTCAGCGTGTCCGCCGCCGATTTGAACGTGGTGCAGTCCGCCACCATCGCGGCTATCACCAAGAACCCAAGCCTGTATGATCCGCTGGTCGAAGAGAACCAGAAGGAAAGCGAAAACCAACGCAATATCGTGCTCAAGCTGATGCTGCAGGAAGGATACATCACCCAGAAGCAGTACACCGAAGCTGTGAACACGCCGTTGAAGGACACGCTGAAAGCACAGGACGTGAATGTCGGCTGTCAGGACACCGGCGATTACGCGTACTTCTGCGATTTTGTGGTGCATCGCATCCAGAACTCCGAAGAATTCGGCAAGACTCGTGCCGAGCGTAACAAGCTGCTGCAGGAGGGTGGCCTGAAAATCGTCACCACGCTGGATGTGGAAGCGAATTCCACGATGATGGAGACCGCGCGTAATACCATTCCACCGGACGATCCCAGCGGCATGGAGATAGCCATGGCCGCAGTCAAACCGGGAACCGGCGAAGTGCTGAGCTTTGGCCTGAATCGTTACTATGACGCCACTCCGGCAGCCGCGAACGATCCCACCAAGACGAGCCAGAACTATGCCGTCGATTTGGCGGATGGCGGTGGTTCTGGTTGGACCATCGGTTCGTCCTGGAAGCCGATCAACCTGATTGCGTGGATGGAAGCGGGCCATTCCATCAACGACAACCTCCAGACCTCGACGTCATACCCCACTACGGACTTCGCCTGCAGTAACTATTCGGGCGGTGCCGATTCGTGGAACGTGTCGAACGCCATGGGCGCAGGTACAGTGAACCCAGAAAGCCCATTCCTCGGTCTGGTCCGTTCGCATAACACTACTCAGGCTTCCATGGGTGCCATCCTCAAACTGTGCAAGGTGGCGGACACCGCGACTGAACTGGGATACCATGACGCCGCCACGGGTGAGACCATCGACAAAACCCAGGTGTATACACCATCCATGATGATCGGCTCGGTGAATGTGTCCCCGCTGACCATGGCGAGCATCTTCGCCGTATACGCCTCGAATGGTGTGCAATGCAACCCGATTGCCATCAGCAAGGTGACCGATAAGGACGGCAACGATCTCAAGGTTCCATCCGCGAACTGCCATCAGGCGGTGGATAAGGACATCATCCAAACACTCGCTTATACCCTGAACCAAGGTACGGTGCGGCCGGATGGTGCCGGTTGGTCATTCAGATTGGCTGACGGGCGTAAGTCGTTTGGTAAGACCGGTACCAGTGAGGATCTTGCGGTGTCCGGTGGATCGTTCATTCCTAATCAGATTGCGGCGTTCGCTGTGGTCGGCGATGCACAGAACCCGTACACCAACCGTATTTCCAACATTGCCATCAACGGCCGGTACAACAGCTATTGGGATGGTTCGACAATCGCGGCTCCGGCCGTTACCAACTTCTTCAATAGCTACATTTCCAAGAAGAAAATACCGATTGACAACGATTACGGCCAGCCCGTCTCGAAGTACACCACGACTGGCAAGTATCTGGGCATTGGCGGACGAACGTTCAGCGTGCCGCAGACCACTACGAATGGCAACAGCCAATCGCAGAGCAGCAACAATCAGTCTCAGTCGCAGAACACTGGGCAAAACAACACCCAAACCCAGGGCACCAATTCAGAGCAGTCGAATGATGGCCAGTGA
- a CDS encoding NADH:flavin oxidoreductase/NADH oxidase produces MSNDDLTHENFDFRGFDVPDLKAVTLASSSDGDQSKQPKTKHEDASKNRKHGKKKSKSDARSKKRAGAGKTSESFDDYEDYEEREAVSKADKKVSKDRPGLFAPMTLREVTVRNRIWLPPMCTYSSFARDGRPTPFHYQHYVSRAFGGFGMVIVESTAVAPEGRITPCDLGLWEDGQIDAWRWIVDGIREAGAVPAIQLNHAGRKASTGCFAVGYDGQNVPEEAGGWPTMAPSEIAFGGLRTPRALSVDEIHGLVGAFAVAAGRAVAAGFQAIQIHAAHGYLISQFLDPLSNERDDEYGGDLTGRSRFLVEVVDAVRGAVPEGVPVLVRISATDWAAGGWDLDQTIALSKVLKEHGVDVMDVSTGGIMSGVSIPVKPNYQVPFSEQVKAKADIPVTAVGLITKPKQAAKILAHGEADAVEIGRAALRDPYWPLRAANKLGIPSTEIPYAPQYVAGAY; encoded by the coding sequence ATGAGCAACGACGATCTGACGCATGAGAATTTTGATTTTCGTGGATTCGACGTGCCGGATCTCAAAGCGGTGACGCTGGCTTCGTCTTCGGACGGCGATCAGTCCAAGCAGCCGAAGACCAAGCACGAGGATGCATCGAAGAACCGTAAGCACGGTAAGAAGAAGTCAAAATCCGATGCACGGTCCAAGAAGCGGGCCGGCGCGGGCAAGACGAGCGAATCGTTCGATGATTATGAGGATTATGAGGAAAGGGAAGCTGTGAGCAAGGCAGATAAGAAAGTCAGCAAGGACCGTCCGGGGCTGTTTGCGCCAATGACGCTGCGCGAGGTGACCGTGCGTAATCGTATTTGGTTGCCGCCGATGTGCACGTATTCGTCGTTCGCCCGCGATGGTAGGCCCACGCCGTTCCACTACCAGCATTACGTGTCTCGCGCGTTCGGCGGATTCGGCATGGTGATTGTCGAATCCACCGCCGTGGCTCCTGAGGGGCGTATCACGCCGTGCGATCTGGGCCTGTGGGAAGACGGGCAGATTGATGCTTGGCGCTGGATCGTGGACGGTATTCGCGAGGCGGGTGCGGTGCCTGCCATCCAGCTCAACCATGCGGGGCGTAAGGCTTCGACTGGTTGCTTTGCCGTTGGTTACGACGGTCAGAACGTGCCGGAGGAGGCGGGCGGCTGGCCTACCATGGCACCGTCTGAAATCGCGTTCGGTGGGTTGCGTACGCCGCGCGCGCTGTCCGTGGATGAGATTCATGGTCTGGTCGGCGCGTTCGCCGTGGCGGCGGGCCGTGCGGTGGCCGCCGGCTTCCAAGCGATTCAGATTCATGCCGCGCATGGCTATCTGATTTCTCAGTTCCTTGACCCGCTGAGCAATGAGCGTGATGACGAATATGGTGGCGATTTGACCGGTCGCTCTCGGTTCCTGGTCGAGGTTGTGGATGCCGTGCGTGGGGCCGTCCCTGAGGGCGTGCCGGTTCTGGTGCGCATTTCGGCCACGGATTGGGCCGCCGGCGGTTGGGATTTGGACCAGACCATCGCACTATCCAAGGTGCTGAAGGAGCATGGCGTCGATGTGATGGACGTGTCTACCGGCGGCATCATGTCGGGAGTGTCGATTCCGGTCAAGCCGAACTATCAGGTGCCGTTCTCCGAGCAGGTCAAGGCCAAGGCCGATATTCCGGTGACCGCGGTGGGTCTTATCACCAAGCCGAAGCAGGCGGCCAAGATTCTGGCCCATGGCGAAGCCGATGCCGTGGAGATTGGCCGCGCCGCATTGCGTGATCCATACTGGCCGTTGCGTGCAGCCAACAAGCTGGGCATACCGTCCACCGAGATCCCCTACGCCCCGCAATACGTGGCCGGTGCGTACTAA
- a CDS encoding DeoR/GlpR family DNA-binding transcription regulator, which produces MISSQRQHLILSRLRTRGAVRITALSKELGVSAMTIRRDIAELADKGLLKRVHGGAVTTSTLLSEPLFSVKSQMDIGLKDAIAQEAIKYVAPGDVIAIGGGTTAYVFAQHLLESQQSSGITILTNSIPVAELVQALESKDVEVIVTGGVITRSNSLVGPIADKVVASLRVNTVFLGTHSVSIPRGFLMPNSLEAATDMAMMDIADRTIVLTDHTKWSCTSLSLFARFDQVDTVITDDGLDPDSAAKTKDLVKELVLAHQSETIEESEQTHG; this is translated from the coding sequence ATGATTTCGTCACAACGTCAGCACCTCATCTTGAGCAGGTTGCGCACACGCGGGGCAGTGCGCATTACGGCGCTATCGAAGGAACTGGGTGTGTCGGCGATGACCATCCGCCGCGATATCGCCGAACTTGCCGACAAGGGACTGTTGAAGCGCGTCCATGGCGGCGCGGTGACTACCAGTACCTTGCTCAGCGAACCCCTGTTCTCTGTCAAGTCTCAGATGGATATCGGCCTGAAGGACGCCATCGCCCAGGAAGCCATCAAATATGTGGCTCCCGGCGATGTAATCGCCATCGGCGGCGGCACCACGGCCTATGTCTTCGCCCAGCATCTGCTCGAATCGCAGCAGTCCAGCGGCATCACCATCCTCACCAATTCGATTCCCGTGGCCGAGCTGGTCCAGGCCCTCGAATCCAAGGATGTGGAGGTGATCGTCACCGGCGGCGTGATCACCCGATCGAACTCGCTTGTCGGCCCGATCGCGGACAAGGTCGTCGCTTCGCTGCGTGTCAACACCGTATTCCTCGGCACCCACTCGGTGTCGATTCCCCGTGGCTTCCTGATGCCGAATTCGCTGGAAGCCGCAACCGATATGGCGATGATGGACATCGCCGATCGCACCATAGTTTTGACCGATCACACCAAGTGGAGCTGCACGTCGCTGTCGCTGTTTGCGCGCTTCGACCAAGTGGACACGGTCATTACTGACGACGGGCTCGACCCCGACTCCGCCGCCAAAACCAAGGATTTAGTAAAGGAGCTCGTGCTGGCCCACCAGAGCGAGACCATTGAGGAAAGTGAGCAAACCCATGGCTGA